One window of the Acinonyx jubatus isolate Ajub_Pintada_27869175 chromosome A2, VMU_Ajub_asm_v1.0, whole genome shotgun sequence genome contains the following:
- the DHPS gene encoding deoxyhypusine synthase isoform X2, whose translation MDASWITEVTESHVTKQLPVPFGRFSQALLPALSYRRACRGLARFEAAGGLAWGGCDLRVRPQEHGGSSGGGGTCSGAGRCAEAQLGAAVRELPSPRLRLQPRRGLPCATGGLRHHWLPGHQLRARSAASQRHEKKLEPLSQDEDHHADLTQSRRPLTGCTIFLGYTSNLISSGLRETIRYLVQHNMVDVLVTTAGGVEEDFIKCLAPTYLGDFSLRGKELRENGINRIGNLLVPNDNYCKFEDWLMPILDQMVLEQNTEGVKWTPSKMIARLGKEINNPESVYYWAQKNHIPVLSPALTDGSLGDMIFFHSYKKPGLVLDIVEDLRLINTQAIFAKRTGMIILGGGVVKHHIANANLMRNGADYAVYINTAQEFDGSDSGARPDEAVSWGKIRVDAQPVKVYADASLVFPLLVAETFAQKSDAFTPEKNED comes from the exons ATGGACGCGTCCTGGATTACGGAAGTCACAGAGAGTCATGTGACCAAGCAACTTCCCGTCCCCTTCGGCAGGTTCTCCCAAGCCCTACTTCCTGCGCTGTCTTACAGAAGAGCGTGCCGGGGCTTAGCGCGTTTCGAGGCCGCTGGAGGCCTGGCCTGGGGTGGCTGTGATCTGAGAGTGCGGCCGCAGGAGCATGGAGGGTCCTCCGGAGGGGGAGGCACCTGCAGCGGCGCTGGCCGCTGTGCTGAAGCACAGCTCGGCGCTGCCGTCCGAGAGCTCCCAAGTCCGAGGCTACGACTTCAACCGCGGCGTGGACTACCGTGCGCTACTGGAGGCCTTCGGCACCACTGGCTTCCAGGCCACCAACTTCGGGCGCGCAGTGCAGCAAGTCAACGCCATG AGAAGAAACTAGAGCCGCTGTCGCAGGATGAAGACCATCATGCAGACTTGACCCAGAGTCGCCGCCCACTTACTGGCTGCACCATTTTTCTGGGCTACACATCCAATCTCATCAGTTCAGGCCTCCGTGAGACCATCCGTTACCTCGTGCAGCACAACATG GTGGACGTCTTAGTGACCACAGCTGGCGGTGTGGAGGAAGATTTCATCAAGTGCTTGGCACCCACGTACCTGGGCGATTTCAGTCTCAGGGGGAAGGAGCTACGTGAGAACGGGATCAACAG GATTGGAAACCTACTGGTGCCCAATGACAATTACTGCAAATTTGAGGACTGGTTGATGCCCATTCTGGACCAGATGGTGCTGGAGCAGAACACAGAG GGTGTGAAGTGGACACCTTCCAAGATGATCGCCCGGCTGGGCAAGGAGATCAACAACCCAGAATCCGTGTATTACTGGGCCCAGAAG AACCACATCCCCGTGTTGAGCCCAGCGCTCACAGATGGCTCCCTGGGCGACATGATCTTCTTCCATTCCTACAAGAAGCCAGGCCTGGTCCTGGACATCGTTGAGG ACCTGAGGCTCATCAACACACAGGCCATCTTTGCCAAGCGCACCGGCATGATCATCCTGGGCGGGGGTGTGGTCAAGCACCACATCGCCAACGCCAACCTCATG CGGAACGGGGCCGACTATGCTGTCTACATCAACACGGCCCAGGAATTCGACGGCTCGGATTCTGGTGCCAGGCCAGATGAAGCAGTCTCCTGGGGCAAGATCCGGGTGGACGCACAGCCTGTCAAG GTCTATGCCGATGCCTCCCTGGTCTTCCCCCTGCTTGTGGCCGAAACCTTCGCCCAGAAGTCGGACGCCTTCACGCCCGAGAAGAATGAGGACTGA
- the DHPS gene encoding deoxyhypusine synthase isoform X1 — protein MDASWITEVTESHVTKQLPVPFGRFSQALLPALSYRRACRGLARFEAAGGLAWGGCDLRVRPQEHGGSSGGGGTCSGAGRCAEAQLGAAVRELPSPRLRLQPRRGLPCATGGLRHHWLPGHQLRARSAASQRHEKKLEPLSQDEDHHADLTQSRRPLTGCTIFLGYTSNLISSGLRETIRYLVQHNMVDVLVTTAGGVEEDFIKCLAPTYLGDFSLRGKELRENGINRIGNLLVPNDNYCKFEDWLMPILDQMVLEQNTEGVKWTPSKMIARLGKEINNPESVYYWAQKNHIPVLSPALTDGSLGDMIFFHSYKKPGLVLDIVEDLRLINTQAIFAKRTGMIILGGGVVKHHIANANLMRNGADYAVYINTAQEFDGSDSGARPDEAVSWGKIRVDAQPVKVPSAGLCRCLPGLPPACGRNLRPEVGRLHAREE, from the exons ATGGACGCGTCCTGGATTACGGAAGTCACAGAGAGTCATGTGACCAAGCAACTTCCCGTCCCCTTCGGCAGGTTCTCCCAAGCCCTACTTCCTGCGCTGTCTTACAGAAGAGCGTGCCGGGGCTTAGCGCGTTTCGAGGCCGCTGGAGGCCTGGCCTGGGGTGGCTGTGATCTGAGAGTGCGGCCGCAGGAGCATGGAGGGTCCTCCGGAGGGGGAGGCACCTGCAGCGGCGCTGGCCGCTGTGCTGAAGCACAGCTCGGCGCTGCCGTCCGAGAGCTCCCAAGTCCGAGGCTACGACTTCAACCGCGGCGTGGACTACCGTGCGCTACTGGAGGCCTTCGGCACCACTGGCTTCCAGGCCACCAACTTCGGGCGCGCAGTGCAGCAAGTCAACGCCATG AGAAGAAACTAGAGCCGCTGTCGCAGGATGAAGACCATCATGCAGACTTGACCCAGAGTCGCCGCCCACTTACTGGCTGCACCATTTTTCTGGGCTACACATCCAATCTCATCAGTTCAGGCCTCCGTGAGACCATCCGTTACCTCGTGCAGCACAACATG GTGGACGTCTTAGTGACCACAGCTGGCGGTGTGGAGGAAGATTTCATCAAGTGCTTGGCACCCACGTACCTGGGCGATTTCAGTCTCAGGGGGAAGGAGCTACGTGAGAACGGGATCAACAG GATTGGAAACCTACTGGTGCCCAATGACAATTACTGCAAATTTGAGGACTGGTTGATGCCCATTCTGGACCAGATGGTGCTGGAGCAGAACACAGAG GGTGTGAAGTGGACACCTTCCAAGATGATCGCCCGGCTGGGCAAGGAGATCAACAACCCAGAATCCGTGTATTACTGGGCCCAGAAG AACCACATCCCCGTGTTGAGCCCAGCGCTCACAGATGGCTCCCTGGGCGACATGATCTTCTTCCATTCCTACAAGAAGCCAGGCCTGGTCCTGGACATCGTTGAGG ACCTGAGGCTCATCAACACACAGGCCATCTTTGCCAAGCGCACCGGCATGATCATCCTGGGCGGGGGTGTGGTCAAGCACCACATCGCCAACGCCAACCTCATG CGGAACGGGGCCGACTATGCTGTCTACATCAACACGGCCCAGGAATTCGACGGCTCGGATTCTGGTGCCAGGCCAGATGAAGCAGTCTCCTGGGGCAAGATCCGGGTGGACGCACAGCCTGTCAAG GTCCCCTCTGCAGGTCTATGCCGATGCCTCCCTGGTCTTCCCCCTGCTTGTGGCCGAAACCTTCGCCCAGAAGTCGGACGCCTTCACGCCCGAGAAGAATGA
- the DHPS gene encoding deoxyhypusine synthase isoform X4, with product MEGPPEGEAPAAALAAVLKHSSALPSESSQVRGYDFNRGVDYRALLEAFGTTGFQATNFGRAVQQVNAMIEKKLEPLSQDEDHHADLTQSRRPLTGCTIFLGYTSNLISSGLRETIRYLVQHNMVDVLVTTAGGVEEDFIKCLAPTYLGDFSLRGKELRENGINRIGNLLVPNDNYCKFEDWLMPILDQMVLEQNTEGVKWTPSKMIARLGKEINNPESVYYWAQKNHIPVLSPALTDGSLGDMIFFHSYKKPGLVLDIVEDLRLINTQAIFAKRTGMIILGGGVVKHHIANANLMRNGADYAVYINTAQEFDGSDSGARPDEAVSWGKIRVDAQPVKVYADASLVFPLLVAETFAQKSDAFTPEKNED from the exons ATGGAGGGTCCTCCGGAGGGGGAGGCACCTGCAGCGGCGCTGGCCGCTGTGCTGAAGCACAGCTCGGCGCTGCCGTCCGAGAGCTCCCAAGTCCGAGGCTACGACTTCAACCGCGGCGTGGACTACCGTGCGCTACTGGAGGCCTTCGGCACCACTGGCTTCCAGGCCACCAACTTCGGGCGCGCAGTGCAGCAAGTCAACGCCATG ATAGAGAAGAAACTAGAGCCGCTGTCGCAGGATGAAGACCATCATGCAGACTTGACCCAGAGTCGCCGCCCACTTACTGGCTGCACCATTTTTCTGGGCTACACATCCAATCTCATCAGTTCAGGCCTCCGTGAGACCATCCGTTACCTCGTGCAGCACAACATG GTGGACGTCTTAGTGACCACAGCTGGCGGTGTGGAGGAAGATTTCATCAAGTGCTTGGCACCCACGTACCTGGGCGATTTCAGTCTCAGGGGGAAGGAGCTACGTGAGAACGGGATCAACAG GATTGGAAACCTACTGGTGCCCAATGACAATTACTGCAAATTTGAGGACTGGTTGATGCCCATTCTGGACCAGATGGTGCTGGAGCAGAACACAGAG GGTGTGAAGTGGACACCTTCCAAGATGATCGCCCGGCTGGGCAAGGAGATCAACAACCCAGAATCCGTGTATTACTGGGCCCAGAAG AACCACATCCCCGTGTTGAGCCCAGCGCTCACAGATGGCTCCCTGGGCGACATGATCTTCTTCCATTCCTACAAGAAGCCAGGCCTGGTCCTGGACATCGTTGAGG ACCTGAGGCTCATCAACACACAGGCCATCTTTGCCAAGCGCACCGGCATGATCATCCTGGGCGGGGGTGTGGTCAAGCACCACATCGCCAACGCCAACCTCATG CGGAACGGGGCCGACTATGCTGTCTACATCAACACGGCCCAGGAATTCGACGGCTCGGATTCTGGTGCCAGGCCAGATGAAGCAGTCTCCTGGGGCAAGATCCGGGTGGACGCACAGCCTGTCAAG GTCTATGCCGATGCCTCCCTGGTCTTCCCCCTGCTTGTGGCCGAAACCTTCGCCCAGAAGTCGGACGCCTTCACGCCCGAGAAGAATGAGGACTGA
- the DHPS gene encoding deoxyhypusine synthase isoform X3, with amino-acid sequence MEGPPEGEAPAAALAAVLKHSSALPSESSQVRGYDFNRGVDYRALLEAFGTTGFQATNFGRAVQQVNAMIEKKLEPLSQDEDHHADLTQSRRPLTGCTIFLGYTSNLISSGLRETIRYLVQHNMVDVLVTTAGGVEEDFIKCLAPTYLGDFSLRGKELRENGINRIGNLLVPNDNYCKFEDWLMPILDQMVLEQNTEGVKWTPSKMIARLGKEINNPESVYYWAQKNHIPVLSPALTDGSLGDMIFFHSYKKPGLVLDIVEDLRLINTQAIFAKRTGMIILGGGVVKHHIANANLMRNGADYAVYINTAQEFDGSDSGARPDEAVSWGKIRVDAQPVKVPSAGLCRCLPGLPPACGRNLRPEVGRLHAREE; translated from the exons ATGGAGGGTCCTCCGGAGGGGGAGGCACCTGCAGCGGCGCTGGCCGCTGTGCTGAAGCACAGCTCGGCGCTGCCGTCCGAGAGCTCCCAAGTCCGAGGCTACGACTTCAACCGCGGCGTGGACTACCGTGCGCTACTGGAGGCCTTCGGCACCACTGGCTTCCAGGCCACCAACTTCGGGCGCGCAGTGCAGCAAGTCAACGCCATG ATAGAGAAGAAACTAGAGCCGCTGTCGCAGGATGAAGACCATCATGCAGACTTGACCCAGAGTCGCCGCCCACTTACTGGCTGCACCATTTTTCTGGGCTACACATCCAATCTCATCAGTTCAGGCCTCCGTGAGACCATCCGTTACCTCGTGCAGCACAACATG GTGGACGTCTTAGTGACCACAGCTGGCGGTGTGGAGGAAGATTTCATCAAGTGCTTGGCACCCACGTACCTGGGCGATTTCAGTCTCAGGGGGAAGGAGCTACGTGAGAACGGGATCAACAG GATTGGAAACCTACTGGTGCCCAATGACAATTACTGCAAATTTGAGGACTGGTTGATGCCCATTCTGGACCAGATGGTGCTGGAGCAGAACACAGAG GGTGTGAAGTGGACACCTTCCAAGATGATCGCCCGGCTGGGCAAGGAGATCAACAACCCAGAATCCGTGTATTACTGGGCCCAGAAG AACCACATCCCCGTGTTGAGCCCAGCGCTCACAGATGGCTCCCTGGGCGACATGATCTTCTTCCATTCCTACAAGAAGCCAGGCCTGGTCCTGGACATCGTTGAGG ACCTGAGGCTCATCAACACACAGGCCATCTTTGCCAAGCGCACCGGCATGATCATCCTGGGCGGGGGTGTGGTCAAGCACCACATCGCCAACGCCAACCTCATG CGGAACGGGGCCGACTATGCTGTCTACATCAACACGGCCCAGGAATTCGACGGCTCGGATTCTGGTGCCAGGCCAGATGAAGCAGTCTCCTGGGGCAAGATCCGGGTGGACGCACAGCCTGTCAAG GTCCCCTCTGCAGGTCTATGCCGATGCCTCCCTGGTCTTCCCCCTGCTTGTGGCCGAAACCTTCGCCCAGAAGTCGGACGCCTTCACGCCCGAGAAGAATGA
- the DHPS gene encoding deoxyhypusine synthase isoform X6, whose amino-acid sequence MEGPPEGEAPAAALAAVLKHSSALPSESSQVRGYDFNRGVDYRALLEAFGTTGFQATNFGRAVQQVNAMIEKKLEPLSQDEDHHADLTQSRRPLTGCTIFLGYTSNLISSGLRETIRYLVQHNMVDVLVTTAGGVEEDFIKCLAPTYLGDFSLRGKELRENGINRIGNLLVPNDNYCKFEDWLMPILDQMVLEQNTEGVKWTPSKMIARLGKEINNPESVYYWAQKNHIPVLSPALTDGSLGDMIFFHSYKKPGLVLDIVEDLRLINTQAIFAKRTGMIILGGGVVKHHIANANLMVSGVRVPGQMKQSPGARSGWTHSLSRSMPMPPWSSPCLWPKPSPRSRTPSRPRRMRTEWLPHQRSLPSSIY is encoded by the exons ATGGAGGGTCCTCCGGAGGGGGAGGCACCTGCAGCGGCGCTGGCCGCTGTGCTGAAGCACAGCTCGGCGCTGCCGTCCGAGAGCTCCCAAGTCCGAGGCTACGACTTCAACCGCGGCGTGGACTACCGTGCGCTACTGGAGGCCTTCGGCACCACTGGCTTCCAGGCCACCAACTTCGGGCGCGCAGTGCAGCAAGTCAACGCCATG ATAGAGAAGAAACTAGAGCCGCTGTCGCAGGATGAAGACCATCATGCAGACTTGACCCAGAGTCGCCGCCCACTTACTGGCTGCACCATTTTTCTGGGCTACACATCCAATCTCATCAGTTCAGGCCTCCGTGAGACCATCCGTTACCTCGTGCAGCACAACATG GTGGACGTCTTAGTGACCACAGCTGGCGGTGTGGAGGAAGATTTCATCAAGTGCTTGGCACCCACGTACCTGGGCGATTTCAGTCTCAGGGGGAAGGAGCTACGTGAGAACGGGATCAACAG GATTGGAAACCTACTGGTGCCCAATGACAATTACTGCAAATTTGAGGACTGGTTGATGCCCATTCTGGACCAGATGGTGCTGGAGCAGAACACAGAG GGTGTGAAGTGGACACCTTCCAAGATGATCGCCCGGCTGGGCAAGGAGATCAACAACCCAGAATCCGTGTATTACTGGGCCCAGAAG AACCACATCCCCGTGTTGAGCCCAGCGCTCACAGATGGCTCCCTGGGCGACATGATCTTCTTCCATTCCTACAAGAAGCCAGGCCTGGTCCTGGACATCGTTGAGG ACCTGAGGCTCATCAACACACAGGCCATCTTTGCCAAGCGCACCGGCATGATCATCCTGGGCGGGGGTGTGGTCAAGCACCACATCGCCAACGCCAACCTCATGGTGAGTGGGGTTAGAGTACCTG GCCAGATGAAGCAGTCTCCTGGGGCAAGATCCGGGTGGACGCACAGCCTGTCAAG GTCTATGCCGATGCCTCCCTGGTCTTCCCCCTGCTTGTGGCCGAAACCTTCGCCCAGAAGTCGGACGCCTTCACGCCCGAGAAGAATGAGGACTGAATGGCTACCGCACCAGCGAAGCCTCCCCTCCTCTATTTATTAG
- the DHPS gene encoding deoxyhypusine synthase isoform X5 yields the protein MGRSLHRGQKKLEPLSQDEDHHADLTQSRRPLTGCTIFLGYTSNLISSGLRETIRYLVQHNMVDVLVTTAGGVEEDFIKCLAPTYLGDFSLRGKELRENGINRIGNLLVPNDNYCKFEDWLMPILDQMVLEQNTEGVKWTPSKMIARLGKEINNPESVYYWAQKNHIPVLSPALTDGSLGDMIFFHSYKKPGLVLDIVEDLRLINTQAIFAKRTGMIILGGGVVKHHIANANLMRNGADYAVYINTAQEFDGSDSGARPDEAVSWGKIRVDAQPVKVPSAGLCRCLPGLPPACGRNLRPEVGRLHAREE from the exons ATGGGGAGGAGCCTGCACAGGGGAC AGAAGAAACTAGAGCCGCTGTCGCAGGATGAAGACCATCATGCAGACTTGACCCAGAGTCGCCGCCCACTTACTGGCTGCACCATTTTTCTGGGCTACACATCCAATCTCATCAGTTCAGGCCTCCGTGAGACCATCCGTTACCTCGTGCAGCACAACATG GTGGACGTCTTAGTGACCACAGCTGGCGGTGTGGAGGAAGATTTCATCAAGTGCTTGGCACCCACGTACCTGGGCGATTTCAGTCTCAGGGGGAAGGAGCTACGTGAGAACGGGATCAACAG GATTGGAAACCTACTGGTGCCCAATGACAATTACTGCAAATTTGAGGACTGGTTGATGCCCATTCTGGACCAGATGGTGCTGGAGCAGAACACAGAG GGTGTGAAGTGGACACCTTCCAAGATGATCGCCCGGCTGGGCAAGGAGATCAACAACCCAGAATCCGTGTATTACTGGGCCCAGAAG AACCACATCCCCGTGTTGAGCCCAGCGCTCACAGATGGCTCCCTGGGCGACATGATCTTCTTCCATTCCTACAAGAAGCCAGGCCTGGTCCTGGACATCGTTGAGG ACCTGAGGCTCATCAACACACAGGCCATCTTTGCCAAGCGCACCGGCATGATCATCCTGGGCGGGGGTGTGGTCAAGCACCACATCGCCAACGCCAACCTCATG CGGAACGGGGCCGACTATGCTGTCTACATCAACACGGCCCAGGAATTCGACGGCTCGGATTCTGGTGCCAGGCCAGATGAAGCAGTCTCCTGGGGCAAGATCCGGGTGGACGCACAGCCTGTCAAG GTCCCCTCTGCAGGTCTATGCCGATGCCTCCCTGGTCTTCCCCCTGCTTGTGGCCGAAACCTTCGCCCAGAAGTCGGACGCCTTCACGCCCGAGAAGAATGA
- the WDR83 gene encoding WD repeat domain-containing protein 83: MAFPAPKPRGPELPQKRVKTLDCGQGAVRAVRFNVDGNYCLTCGSDKTLKLWNPLRGTLLRTYSGHGYEVLDAAGSFDNSSLCSGGGDKAVVLWDVASGQVVRKFRGHAGKVNTVQFNEEATVILSGSIDSSIRCWDCRSRRPEPVQTLDEARDGISSVKVSDHEILAGSVDGRVRRYDLRMGQLFSDYVGSPITCTCFSRDGQCTLVSSLDSTLRLLDKDTGELLGEYTGHKNQEYKLDCCLSEHDTHVVSCSEDGKVYFWDLVEGALALALPVGPGVVQSLSYHPLEPCLLTAVGGSVQCWREEAYEAEGGTG; encoded by the exons ATGGCTTTCCCTGCGCCCAAACCGCGGGGTCCGGAGCTGCCGCAAAAACGAGTGAAGACGCTGGACTGCGGGCAGGGGGCAGTGCGAGCTGTACGATTTAATG TGGATGGCAATTACTGTCTGACGTGCGGCAGCGACAAGACCCTGAAGCTGTGGAACCCGCTGCGGGGGACGCTGCTGCGGACCTACAGTGGCCACGGCTACGAGGTGCTGGACGCGGCCGG CTCCTTTGACAACAGCAGTCTCTGCTCCGGCGGCGGGGACAAGGCGGTGGTGCTGTGGGATGTGGCATCAGGGCAGGTCGTTCGCAAATTCCGGGGCCACGCGGGG AAGGTGAACACAGTCCAGTTTAATGAAGAGGCCACGGTCATCCTGTCTG GCTCTATCGATTCTAGCATACGCTGCTGGGACTGCCGATCTCGAAGGCCTGAGCCAGTGCAGACGCTGGACGAAGCCAGGGATGGCATATCCAGTGTGAAGGTGTCGGACCATGAGATCCTGGCAGG TTCCGTGGACGGCCGGGTGAGGCGCTACGACCTGAGGATGGGGCAGCTCTTCTCAGACTACGTGGGCA gccccatcACTTGTACCTGCTTCAGCCGGGACGGGCAGTGCACCCTGGTGTCCAGCCTGGACTCCACGTTGCGACTTCTAGACAAGGACACCGGGGAACTGCTGGGCGA GTACACGGGCCATAAGAACCAGGAGTACAAGCTGGACTGCTGCCTGAGTGAGCATGACACACACGTGGTCAGCTGCTCCGAGGACGGGAAGGTGTACTTCTGGGACCTGGTTGAG GGTGCCCTGGCACTGGCCCTGCCCGTGGGTCCTGGTGTGGTGCAGTCGCTGTCCTACCACCCCCTGGAGCCCTGCCTGCTGACCGCCGTGGGGGGCAGCGTCCAGTGCTGGCGGGAAGAGGCTTATGAGGCGGAGGGTGGCACGGGCTGA
- the WDR83OS gene encoding PAT complex subunit Asterix codes for MSTNNMSDPRRPNKVLRYKPPPSECNPALDDPTPDYMNLLGMIFSMCGLMLKLKWCAWVAVYCSFISFANSRSSEDTKQMMSSFMLSISAVVMSYLQNPQPMTPPW; via the exons ATGTCCACTAACAATATGTCGGACCCACGGAGGCCGAACAAAGTGCTGAG GTACAAGCCCCCGCCGAGCGAGTGTAACCCGGCCTTGGACGACCCGACGCCAGACTACATGAACCTGCTCGGCATGATCTTCAGCATGTGCGGCCTCATGCTCAAG CTGAAGTGGTGCGCTTGGGTCGCCGTCTACTGTTCCTTCATCAGCTTTGCCAACTCCCGGAGCTCTGAGGACACTAAACAGATGATGAGTAGCTTCAT GCTGTCCATCTCTGCCGTGGTGATGTCATATCTGCAGAACCCTCAGCCCATGACGCCCCCCTGGTGA